From a region of the Methanolobus tindarius DSM 2278 genome:
- a CDS encoding helix-turn-helix transcriptional regulator, which translates to MKTSLVNTVWYSDKRKNLLLLLSEGERDLEQIKKSLNVTTRSIMPQIKTLKKQNLIKQEDENFSLTSIGNIIANNMLPFLDTSRIVEENKDFWTSRNFDAIPAHLFSRIRDLGHYFLIEPDINHMFELPREFVDNIPKSKTIMTFVSYLHPSFLSLYLKAAHSGAEISLFLSESALDKIKKEYLEQFSELVRIDGITFFLCEENFKVPMITVTDWFCYICLFNEELRYDHRDIISFDESSLEWCHELFEYYRYSSKEICQMENDA; encoded by the coding sequence ATGAAAACGTCACTGGTAAATACTGTATGGTATTCTGATAAGAGGAAAAATCTTTTGTTATTATTAAGTGAGGGAGAAAGGGATCTGGAACAAATTAAGAAATCACTGAATGTAACAACCAGATCAATAATGCCTCAGATAAAAACCCTGAAAAAGCAGAATCTAATTAAACAGGAAGATGAGAATTTCAGCCTGACTTCCATAGGAAATATAATTGCTAACAATATGCTGCCGTTTCTTGATACATCAAGAATTGTTGAAGAAAATAAAGATTTCTGGACAAGCAGGAATTTCGATGCTATACCAGCACACCTTTTCAGCAGGATAAGAGATCTTGGACATTATTTCCTTATAGAACCCGATATTAACCATATGTTTGAGCTTCCCAGGGAATTTGTGGATAATATTCCAAAATCAAAAACAATTATGACTTTTGTTTCGTACCTTCATCCTTCATTTCTTTCTCTTTATCTTAAAGCAGCCCACTCAGGGGCAGAAATTTCACTTTTCCTTTCAGAATCGGCGTTAGACAAAATAAAGAAAGAATATCTGGAACAATTCAGCGAATTGGTTAGAATAGATGGCATAACCTTCTTTCTCTGTGAAGAAAACTTTAAGGTACCAATGATAACAGTGACTGACTGGTTTTGTTACATCTGTCTTTTCAATGAAGAATTAAGATACGACCACAGAGATATCATAAGTTTTGATGAAAGCTCACTGGAATGGTGCCATGAGTTGTTTGAGTATTACAGGTATAGTTCAAAAGAGATTTGCCAAATGGAAAATGATGCTTAA
- a CDS encoding methyltransferase cognate corrinoid protein, which yields MSNQELLDKLRDTIVNQDINGCATATQEAVDAGISAVDAIEGGLSVGMKIVGDKFEAAEIYLPQIMMSAKAMNAAMEILTPILAEEKTGEGVGTAITFVQEGDIHDIGHRLVSTMLGANGFKIVDLGVDVPDDTIVDEVKKLEGSKILLVGSALMTTSMLGQKDTVGTLVEENLRDSVKIMFGGAPVSDAWIAEIGADATAENAADAARVALELMK from the coding sequence ATGTCAAATCAGGAGTTATTAGACAAACTCAGAGATACTATAGTCAATCAGGATATAAACGGCTGTGCTACAGCTACTCAGGAAGCTGTGGATGCAGGTATTAGTGCTGTTGATGCAATAGAAGGCGGTCTTTCGGTAGGTATGAAGATCGTAGGCGATAAATTTGAAGCGGCAGAGATCTATCTTCCACAGATTATGATGTCTGCAAAGGCTATGAATGCTGCAATGGAAATTCTTACTCCTATACTTGCAGAAGAAAAGACAGGAGAAGGAGTGGGAACAGCAATCACTTTTGTACAGGAAGGCGACATCCATGACATCGGTCACCGTTTGGTCTCAACTATGCTTGGTGCAAATGGTTTCAAGATAGTTGATCTTGGTGTTGATGTACCTGATGATACCATCGTGGATGAAGTCAAAAAGCTTGAGGGTAGCAAAATCCTCCTTGTAGGCTCTGCACTCATGACCACATCCATGCTGGGTCAGAAAGACACAGTAGGCACTCTTGTAGAAGAGAATCTCAGGGACTCTGTCAAGATAATGTTCGGTGGAGCACCAGTATCTGATGCATGGATCGCAGAAATTGGAGCAGATGCAACAGCAGAAAATGCAGCAGATGCAGCTCGTGTGGCATTGGAACTCATGAAATAA
- a CDS encoding APC family permease: MTDEVTESPGLVKTLRPYHVWALGVGIVLVGEFMGWNFTVAKGGILGALLAMLVAGTMYVIISLCASELGSATKLAGGPYDWARLFVGPGAAASVGLAVYMEFIALEAADAIVVAFIAQELFPQLQVFPVTLLVIATLTFINYRGVVAALTLNFFMTAIAFLAIILFFFSGTFGVFELHPENLFQGAMPNGMIGLFAALQFGPWFFLGIEGAAMCAEECKRPSRAVPLGQQAGMITLLVGAAMTLFICASLLPSSIPAEGLGVSVYPLFEAAQVSGVPVLVALLAIGTLLTCISSANGCVCDSSRSWFALSRDHFVSNWFASVHPKYQSPYKAVIFTMPIAIAFAFSGYLDQVITFSIVSGLLCYVLIPFSLLRFRKMFPSHINKIRPFVSPLQPWISYFAIIIAITIMSTLFWGYRYNLIFALVFYLIAYFYFHNKHKKHQKEFDWQREMGWPNPSHHNIEE; this comes from the coding sequence GTGACCGATGAAGTTACAGAATCACCCGGACTTGTTAAGACGCTCAGGCCCTATCACGTCTGGGCATTGGGAGTCGGAATAGTTCTTGTTGGTGAGTTTATGGGGTGGAACTTCACCGTTGCAAAAGGAGGAATTCTTGGAGCTCTGCTTGCAATGCTTGTTGCGGGAACAATGTACGTCATAATTTCCCTGTGTGCAAGTGAACTTGGATCCGCCACCAAACTGGCAGGTGGGCCTTATGACTGGGCAAGGCTTTTTGTAGGACCGGGTGCTGCAGCCAGTGTTGGACTTGCGGTATATATGGAATTTATAGCCCTGGAGGCTGCTGATGCTATAGTTGTTGCTTTTATTGCGCAGGAGCTTTTCCCGCAGTTGCAGGTTTTCCCCGTTACATTGCTAGTAATTGCTACTCTGACATTTATTAACTACAGGGGTGTTGTGGCCGCACTTACACTTAACTTCTTCATGACTGCCATCGCTTTCCTTGCCATAATATTGTTCTTCTTCTCAGGAACATTCGGCGTCTTTGAACTTCACCCGGAGAACCTTTTCCAGGGTGCAATGCCAAACGGCATGATAGGTCTCTTTGCCGCTTTGCAGTTCGGTCCGTGGTTCTTCCTGGGTATTGAAGGAGCCGCAATGTGTGCAGAGGAATGTAAACGTCCGTCAAGGGCAGTGCCCCTGGGACAACAGGCAGGAATGATAACATTGCTGGTCGGAGCCGCAATGACACTTTTCATATGTGCAAGCCTGCTCCCATCCAGCATACCTGCTGAAGGTCTGGGAGTTTCCGTATATCCACTCTTCGAGGCTGCACAGGTAAGCGGAGTACCGGTACTGGTTGCACTTCTGGCAATTGGAACTTTGCTAACATGTATTTCCAGTGCAAACGGCTGTGTTTGTGATTCATCAAGGTCATGGTTTGCTCTTTCAAGAGATCATTTTGTGTCTAATTGGTTCGCTTCAGTGCATCCAAAATACCAGTCACCTTACAAAGCAGTAATTTTCACCATGCCTATAGCAATAGCCTTTGCATTCAGCGGTTATCTTGATCAGGTCATCACTTTCTCAATCGTATCAGGTTTGCTTTGTTACGTTCTGATACCATTCTCCCTGCTACGTTTCAGAAAGATGTTCCCATCCCATATCAACAAGATTCGCCCGTTTGTAAGCCCACTTCAGCCATGGATATCCTACTTTGCAATTATAATTGCAATAACAATCATGTCCACACTGTTCTGGGGCTACAGATACAACCTTATCTTCGCTTTGGTCTTCTATCTGATAGCATACTTCTACTTCCATAATAAGCACAAGAAACATCAGAAAGAATTCGATTGGCAAAGGGAAATGGGATGGCCGAATCCAAGCCACCATAATATTGAGGAGTGA
- a CDS encoding efflux RND transporter permease subunit codes for MSEDTEKKNWMMEAFDIIFIFVLAFICLVVPTQIQGSVLVGWSETGSIQFIWDPVGFFSLLGVIIAFFVIMLYHSVSHYKY; via the coding sequence ATGAGTGAAGACACTGAAAAGAAAAACTGGATGATGGAGGCATTTGACATCATTTTCATTTTTGTGCTTGCTTTCATCTGTCTGGTTGTACCGACGCAGATACAGGGTTCAGTACTTGTGGGATGGTCAGAGACCGGTTCAATCCAGTTCATATGGGACCCGGTGGGCTTTTTCAGTTTGCTGGGGGTTATAATCGCGTTTTTTGTGATTATGCTTTACCATTCTGTAAGCCATTACAAATACTGA
- a CDS encoding class II SORL domain-containing protein: protein MSSDINIQRAKDHDNLTDTEKKHIPVIEAPSEVKAGEPFDVKVTVGAIPHVMEEEHYIKWIELHLNGTLVGRKELQASEGKAEATFTAVGTEEMITAREIRNCTIHGFGVCGTCGTKSAIVNLKAVESCNVHGLWEDSKGIEIISSVVKDGKKCTWGSQL, encoded by the coding sequence ATGAGTTCAGATATCAATATTCAACGGGCAAAAGATCATGATAATCTTACCGATACGGAAAAAAAGCATATTCCTGTCATTGAGGCTCCTTCAGAAGTGAAAGCCGGGGAACCTTTTGATGTTAAGGTAACTGTAGGAGCTATTCCTCATGTTATGGAAGAGGAGCACTACATAAAATGGATAGAACTGCACCTGAACGGAACTCTTGTGGGAAGAAAGGAACTTCAGGCATCAGAAGGGAAAGCTGAAGCGACATTTACCGCCGTAGGCACTGAAGAGATGATCACTGCAAGAGAAATCCGAAATTGCACAATTCATGGCTTTGGTGTATGTGGTACATGCGGCACAAAATCAGCTATTGTCAATCTCAAAGCAGTTGAAAGTTGCAATGTTCATGGATTGTGGGAAGATTCGAAAGGTATTGAAATTATTTCTTCTGTTGTCAAAGATGGGAAGAAATGCACATGGGGTTCCCAGTTGTGA
- the mtbA gene encoding methylcobamide:CoM methyltransferase MtbA, protein MTEYTPKERLARALTGQPVDRMPAVSVTQTGTVEQMEACGAFWPEANNDAEKMATLAEAGHTVVGFEAVRVPFDITAEAEFFGCEIKDGTKEQQPSVVGHVVSNVEDIEKLKGYSLEHGRIGVVCEAIKILADKYGDELPVMGSMIGPFSLAQHINGDDWFMAIFTDEAFGLALMEFTTDFCVAYAEKMVENGADTMVIIDPTASAQLIGAEFYEKFVVPFHAKIVDAMHKVNVPVVLHICGDTTLGLALMESSGVDGISVDQNVDVATAVGSVEKAVIVGNLDPVNMLWNQTPETIREQSQKVLDAGVGLLAPGCGIVSKTPTENLRAMVEMARNHKY, encoded by the coding sequence ATGACAGAATATACCCCTAAAGAAAGATTAGCGCGTGCATTGACAGGCCAGCCTGTTGACAGAATGCCTGCCGTTTCTGTCACCCAGACAGGAACAGTTGAACAAATGGAAGCTTGCGGTGCCTTCTGGCCCGAGGCTAACAATGATGCCGAAAAAATGGCCACACTTGCAGAAGCAGGTCATACAGTAGTTGGATTTGAAGCTGTGCGTGTGCCTTTTGATATTACAGCAGAAGCTGAGTTCTTCGGCTGTGAGATAAAAGACGGTACAAAAGAACAGCAGCCATCTGTTGTAGGTCATGTTGTAAGCAATGTTGAAGACATTGAGAAGCTCAAAGGTTACAGCCTCGAACACGGCAGGATCGGTGTTGTCTGTGAGGCAATAAAGATACTTGCAGACAAATATGGTGATGAACTTCCTGTCATGGGAAGCATGATCGGTCCTTTCTCACTTGCACAACACATCAATGGTGATGACTGGTTTATGGCAATCTTCACAGACGAAGCATTCGGTCTTGCCCTCATGGAATTCACAACCGATTTCTGTGTTGCATATGCAGAAAAAATGGTTGAGAACGGTGCTGATACGATGGTTATCATTGATCCTACGGCAAGTGCACAGCTTATTGGTGCCGAATTCTATGAAAAGTTTGTTGTACCTTTCCATGCAAAGATAGTTGATGCAATGCACAAGGTCAACGTTCCTGTAGTTCTGCACATATGTGGTGACACCACCCTGGGTCTTGCTCTTATGGAATCATCAGGTGTAGACGGCATTAGTGTAGACCAGAATGTTGATGTAGCAACCGCCGTTGGCAGTGTCGAAAAAGCTGTGATCGTCGGGAACCTTGACCCCGTGAACATGCTCTGGAACCAGACTCCTGAAACCATCAGGGAGCAGTCACAGAAGGTCCTTGATGCAGGAGTGGGCTTGCTTGCACCGGGCTGTGGTATTGTCAGCAAGACTCCCACAGAGAACCTCCGGGCAATGGTAGAAATGGCAAGGAACCACAAATACTGA
- a CDS encoding APC family permease: protein MSKKTDASPGIDWEHGAQCAKNICDPQELERSIDWKQGLAIALGVPLLILPSIGYLTSYVWSFAIVIWGATVLLGFLQNFAFGELATVFPKASGLPGYTQTVFGSDKDKNNKGKFKFGKFIGGFSAWSYWFGWSPVLAIYAILISDYLQGMVPAIAGINSTLMALVVGGFIFGSLAIINSKGLKNGAAAGVILAAISLVPLLVITIAPFFTGDFQMANITNSWFPTDWSWDWEHILILLGLLAMAEWSAAAWETAAIYGPEYKKPNSDIPKALLVCGAICLVLYVLVQTSVIGALGVDGVLAEPISPMLPLANMALGPIGASISIIMLIGAMLLIIQTAFLSSARSIYSMSVEGNLPSFLSKLNKHGHPMNAMLADAGFNMFLILLGTPTAILAASAIGYICANGISLYTYVKVRNDPELSKLDRPFKAPRGWKKVALATTILNTPFFLIGIIYLNSLELGWATTGVGFFMLCLFIPLWVYSQRERNRMPVSSAVHREHSVFEPEPLPLEE from the coding sequence ATGAGCAAGAAAACAGATGCATCCCCTGGAATTGACTGGGAACATGGTGCTCAGTGTGCTAAAAATATATGTGACCCTCAGGAACTTGAGAGATCCATTGACTGGAAACAGGGTCTTGCAATAGCGCTGGGTGTTCCTCTTCTTATCCTTCCTTCAATCGGATATCTTACAAGCTATGTCTGGTCCTTCGCCATAGTTATCTGGGGAGCCACCGTGCTTCTTGGATTTTTACAGAACTTTGCATTCGGAGAACTGGCAACAGTTTTCCCAAAGGCATCAGGTCTTCCTGGTTATACGCAAACGGTCTTTGGTTCGGATAAAGATAAGAACAACAAGGGCAAGTTCAAGTTCGGTAAGTTCATCGGCGGTTTCAGTGCCTGGAGTTACTGGTTCGGATGGAGTCCTGTCCTTGCTATCTATGCAATTCTTATATCAGATTATCTTCAGGGAATGGTCCCTGCAATTGCAGGAATAAACTCAACACTTATGGCACTGGTAGTAGGAGGTTTCATCTTCGGTTCCCTTGCAATCATTAATTCAAAAGGACTCAAGAACGGAGCAGCCGCCGGAGTTATCTTAGCTGCTATTTCCCTGGTACCTCTTCTGGTCATCACCATTGCACCATTCTTTACCGGTGATTTCCAGATGGCAAACATCACAAATTCATGGTTCCCTACAGACTGGAGCTGGGACTGGGAGCACATACTTATCCTTCTCGGACTTCTGGCAATGGCTGAATGGAGTGCTGCTGCATGGGAAACCGCTGCAATCTATGGTCCTGAATACAAGAAGCCAAATTCCGATATACCAAAGGCACTGCTTGTTTGTGGAGCAATCTGCCTTGTTCTTTACGTACTTGTACAGACATCCGTAATAGGTGCTCTTGGAGTTGACGGAGTTCTTGCGGAACCTATTTCACCAATGCTTCCACTGGCAAACATGGCACTTGGTCCTATTGGTGCTTCCATTTCAATTATAATGCTGATAGGTGCAATGCTTCTGATTATCCAGACAGCCTTCCTTTCATCTGCACGTTCCATCTATTCAATGTCAGTCGAAGGTAATCTGCCATCATTTCTGAGTAAGCTGAACAAGCACGGACACCCAATGAACGCAATGCTTGCTGATGCAGGGTTCAACATGTTCCTTATTCTTCTTGGAACACCAACAGCTATCCTTGCTGCTTCTGCAATTGGATATATTTGTGCCAACGGTATCAGTCTTTACACCTATGTAAAAGTCAGGAACGATCCTGAACTTTCTAAACTGGATAGACCTTTTAAGGCTCCAAGGGGATGGAAAAAAGTCGCTCTGGCAACAACCATACTGAACACTCCATTCTTCCTGATAGGTATAATCTACCTCAACAGCCTTGAACTTGGATGGGCAACAACTGGTGTAGGTTTCTTCATGCTCTGTCTCTTCATTCCACTCTGGGTGTATTCACAGCGTGAGAGGAACAGAATGCCTGTTTCCAGTGCAGTACACAGAGAACATAGTGTATTTGAACCAGAACCACTTCCTCTGGAAGAATAA
- the mtbC gene encoding dimethylamine corrinoid protein MtbC, whose amino-acid sequence MFKELSDAVVTCKKDVVTAAVEKAKSEGVPPAEIIEKGLAAGMNEVGVLFERGKLFLPHVMMAAGAMEEGVRLLEADMPKDAVSKKLGVIVNGTVEGDVHDIGKSIVSTMLQSSGFEVHDIGRDVPLQDFLDKIKETGATMVGLSALMTTTLQGQRDVIEMLKEQGMRDGVKVMVGGAPATQAWADKIGADCYAENASEAVVKAKELLL is encoded by the coding sequence ATGTTCAAAGAACTTTCAGACGCTGTTGTCACATGTAAAAAAGATGTTGTAACAGCAGCCGTTGAGAAAGCAAAGAGTGAGGGGGTTCCACCTGCAGAGATCATTGAAAAAGGTCTTGCAGCCGGAATGAACGAAGTCGGTGTTCTTTTTGAAAGAGGTAAGTTATTTCTTCCTCACGTAATGATGGCGGCAGGCGCAATGGAAGAAGGAGTCAGGCTTCTTGAAGCGGACATGCCAAAAGATGCTGTAAGCAAGAAACTCGGTGTAATTGTAAATGGTACCGTTGAAGGTGACGTCCATGACATCGGCAAATCTATTGTTTCTACCATGCTCCAGTCATCAGGTTTTGAAGTCCATGACATTGGAAGAGATGTCCCGCTACAGGACTTCCTCGATAAAATAAAGGAAACAGGTGCCACAATGGTAGGTCTTTCAGCTCTTATGACAACCACTCTCCAGGGGCAGAGGGATGTCATCGAGATGCTTAAGGAACAGGGCATGAGAGATGGCGTAAAGGTCATGGTCGGCGGTGCTCCTGCAACCCAGGCATGGGCTGACAAGATCGGTGCAGACTGCTATGCAGAAAATGCAAGTGAAGCTGTTGTAAAGGCAAAGGAGCTTCTGCTTTAA
- a CDS encoding APC family permease, with amino-acid sequence MEKEEGIDWHHAEQCSKVVCETGEESGLERSIDWKQGLAIAVGVPLLILPSIGYFAGWLWSAAIIVWGLSVFQGFMQNLAYGELATTFPKASGLPGFAQNVFKTRNYTGKYDKSKLVGGFSAWSYWFAWNPVLAIFAILVGFYLHSLFPGLAATFSEYQLSLAAGIVIFGGLILINYRGVSSGALVGYILAALAFVPLIIIALAPYATGDFVLANITSTWLPTDWVWNLNSILVLLGIFAMAQWSACAWETAAIYGPEYKNPGKDVPKALFTCGAICLLAFVVVQTTVTGVLGVDGIANAPIDPMLPVAQAALGDMGSTVAIVMLIAAMVLIIQTAYLGSARAMHSMAIEGNLPRVFGKVNSHGTPILAMVVIGIFNLALISMGTPTAILAASAIGYVCANGISLFAYVKAKADPHLAGLERPFKAPTGWKNVALMFGLFNIPLCLIGIIYLNSIEGSWFSTGVGILVLGLYVPMWYYSQHENHVARIAESQAA; translated from the coding sequence ATGGAAAAAGAAGAAGGAATAGACTGGCATCATGCAGAACAGTGCTCTAAAGTGGTTTGTGAAACCGGTGAAGAAAGCGGACTTGAACGTTCAATCGACTGGAAACAGGGTCTTGCGATTGCTGTGGGAGTTCCTCTGTTGATCCTGCCATCAATTGGATATTTTGCAGGCTGGCTATGGTCTGCTGCTATAATTGTCTGGGGTCTTTCCGTATTCCAGGGATTCATGCAGAATCTGGCATATGGTGAACTTGCAACAACTTTCCCGAAAGCATCCGGACTTCCCGGATTCGCACAGAACGTTTTCAAAACCCGCAATTATACGGGCAAATATGACAAAAGTAAACTTGTAGGTGGGTTCAGTGCATGGAGTTACTGGTTTGCATGGAATCCTGTACTTGCTATCTTTGCTATCCTTGTAGGTTTTTACCTGCACAGCCTCTTCCCGGGACTGGCAGCTACTTTCAGTGAATACCAGCTTTCACTGGCTGCAGGAATTGTTATATTCGGAGGTCTTATACTTATTAATTATCGTGGTGTTTCAAGTGGAGCACTGGTAGGTTATATTCTTGCAGCACTTGCATTTGTACCTTTGATCATAATTGCACTGGCACCTTATGCAACAGGTGACTTCGTACTGGCAAACATCACCAGCACATGGTTGCCAACTGACTGGGTATGGAACTTGAACAGTATTCTTGTCCTCCTGGGTATTTTTGCAATGGCACAATGGAGTGCATGCGCCTGGGAAACAGCAGCTATCTACGGTCCAGAATACAAGAACCCTGGTAAGGATGTACCAAAGGCACTTTTCACATGTGGCGCTATCTGTCTCCTTGCATTTGTGGTCGTTCAGACAACAGTAACCGGAGTACTTGGTGTTGATGGAATTGCCAACGCACCAATCGATCCTATGCTTCCTGTAGCACAGGCAGCCCTTGGTGACATGGGTTCAACAGTTGCTATTGTAATGCTCATTGCCGCAATGGTCCTTATCATACAGACTGCATACCTTGGTTCTGCAAGGGCAATGCACTCCATGGCAATTGAAGGAAACCTTCCAAGGGTATTCGGTAAAGTAAACTCTCACGGAACCCCGATACTTGCAATGGTTGTTATAGGTATTTTCAACCTGGCGCTCATTTCAATGGGCACTCCAACAGCTATCCTTGCGGCATCCGCTATAGGATATGTATGTGCAAATGGTATCAGTCTCTTTGCATACGTAAAGGCAAAGGCAGATCCGCATCTTGCAGGTCTTGAAAGACCATTTAAGGCTCCAACCGGCTGGAAGAATGTTGCACTCATGTTTGGTCTTTTCAACATTCCTCTCTGTCTTATCGGCATAATTTATCTCAACAGTATTGAAGGAAGCTGGTTCTCCACCGGTGTTGGAATACTTGTATTGGGTCTGTATGTTCCTATGTGGTATTACTCACAGCATGAGAACCATGTAGCAAGAATAGCTGAATCGCAAGCAGCCTGA
- a CDS encoding helix-turn-helix transcriptional regulator yields the protein MNNSLIDIIFNSEKRKNVLLLLMEGEKSRDEIKTSLNVTSTALIPQIKKLKENGLVIQNGDHYILTNMGKVLVANMLPLLNAVEVFEENSHYWRNRDLSGIPENILKRLGELGNCVIIEPDLNYLFEFPKEFTENIHKASYVMAFNAYFHPEYPALYSSLAEKGIPVSLVTTNSVHERMENDYNEEMMKFTGYDNTEFFVSDETTGLATLVSTDRFLFLCLFNKQEQYDHTILMSFDSNALQWSKELFFYFKERAEKLV from the coding sequence ATGAACAATTCGTTAATAGATATAATCTTTAATTCGGAAAAACGGAAAAATGTTCTGCTTCTCCTTATGGAAGGAGAGAAAAGCCGTGATGAAATAAAAACAAGCCTGAATGTAACTTCCACAGCCCTTATTCCACAGATAAAAAAACTGAAGGAAAATGGTCTTGTCATACAGAACGGAGACCATTATATACTGACAAACATGGGAAAAGTACTGGTCGCAAACATGCTGCCTCTTTTGAATGCTGTTGAGGTCTTTGAGGAAAACAGCCACTACTGGAGAAACAGGGATCTTAGTGGAATACCTGAAAACATCCTGAAAAGACTTGGCGAACTAGGTAACTGTGTTATCATTGAGCCTGATCTTAATTACCTGTTTGAGTTCCCTAAAGAGTTCACAGAGAACATACACAAAGCCAGCTATGTTATGGCCTTTAACGCTTATTTCCATCCTGAATATCCGGCCCTTTACTCAAGTCTTGCCGAAAAAGGGATTCCTGTATCTCTTGTTACAACGAATTCTGTCCATGAAAGAATGGAAAATGATTACAACGAAGAGATGATGAAATTCACCGGTTATGATAATACAGAATTTTTCGTATCAGATGAAACAACCGGTCTTGCAACACTGGTTTCCACAGACAGGTTTCTTTTTCTCTGTTTATTCAATAAACAGGAACAATACGACCATACAATCCTCATGAGTTTTGACAGTAACGCACTCCAGTGGAGTAAAGAATTGTTCTTCTATTTTAAAGAGAGAGCTGAAAAACTCGTTTGA
- a CDS encoding response regulator: protein MEDTKDIKILVVEDESIIALNIKKKLKSFGYTVPALATTGEEAIKMAEITFPDLILMDVRLKGEMDGIRTAEEIRKDFDIPIVYLTAYSDDEILEKAKKTKPYGYIVKPFKANDLRSNIEMALYRHEMEKSDQETVCNGNT from the coding sequence GTGGAAGACACGAAAGATATAAAAATACTTGTCGTTGAAGATGAAAGCATCATTGCCTTAAACATAAAAAAGAAGCTGAAGAGCTTCGGATATACCGTACCAGCTCTTGCTACCACAGGCGAAGAGGCCATCAAAATGGCGGAGATAACTTTTCCGGATCTTATCCTTATGGATGTCAGATTAAAAGGCGAAATGGACGGAATCCGGACGGCTGAAGAGATACGCAAAGACTTTGACATCCCGATAGTTTATCTCACTGCATATTCGGATGATGAAATCCTTGAGAAAGCAAAGAAAACAAAGCCTTACGGGTATATAGTCAAGCCTTTCAAAGCCAATGACCTGCGCAGCAATATTGAAATGGCACTATACAGGCATGAAATGGAAAAAAGTGATCAGGAAACAGTCTGTAATGGCAACACATAA